Genomic DNA from Setaria italica strain Yugu1 chromosome V, Setaria_italica_v2.0, whole genome shotgun sequence:
AACAACAATGAGAGGAACTATAGGATATCTTGCTCCTGAATGGATAAGTGGCGTGGCTATCTCATCAAAAGTAGATGTTTACAGTTACGGAATGGTACTGTTAGAAATCATATTTGGAAGAAGAAACTCCGGAGAAGAATATAACAGCGATAGTACCTACTTGCCGGTACAAGTTGTAAATAAACTCCTTCAGGGGAATGTGCAGTGCTTGGTGGATGAAAGCATGCACGATGGCATCAATCTGGAAGAGGTTGAAAGGGCTTGCCGAGTTGCTTGTTGGTGTATTCAGGATCACGAGTCCCGCAGACTGACTATGGGAGAAGTAGTCCGGATTCTTGAGGGCCTGATTAAGGTCGATGTGCCTCCCATGCCAAAGGTTCTTGAAGCAATTTCAGGAGGCACAGATTCAACAATCGCATAGATGTGCGAGTTCTTGAACTACCCAAGTGATTTGCGGTTTTCAGGTGTGctgtggtggactggtggtggtgggtcGAGGATGGGGAGATGGTGCAGGACGTGGCGACGGCGAGCAGGTGCAGGCCGGGCGGTGTAGTGTGAAGaatggcgaggcggcggcggcggcggttcgagaaaaaaaaaggacggGGGCGGCGAGATGACGGGGGAGCCAGCCTTCAGCTCGCGaccgggcgacggcggcggcggcgagatgaGGGGGGGCGAGGGGGGCTGGTGGCGCGATGGGGttccagaaaaaagaaaagaaaaaaaaggaacggAGGGATGGCTCGGAGGGGTGGAGGGGAATCAGACGGAAGGAGATGGATCGGAGCGACGGCCACGGAGCCGAAGCGGAATGATGTACGAAAAAACGTcgccttttcatttttttaagtAGTAGAGATGTAAGTAAGAAATTGTTGTGTAGTATTATTAGCTTTGGGCATGGACGAAATTTGGCTAGGTCCGGCCCTGAGCTTATGTGTTAAACTAATGCAATATATAACTTATATTTAAGCAGTCATATAAAGATAGGTTACTTCCAATAGATTTTTCATTCTCATGCCTTGACGCATAGAATTTTTTACCAACTATTGATTAGTCACAAATTAAGTACCATGCGGAGTCTATGAAATAACGACACTAAAATATGCATGTGAGGAAGAGTTTAAATATGACCTATTTCAAATGTGGGATTAATCTAACAGCATAAATCAAGAAACCAACACCCTCTCAAAAGAAATCAATTGCTTTTAAGATGGTCTTagaaggtgtttggatctttggtccggattaaaattcatatcacatcgaatatttgagactaattaagagaactaaacatgagctaattataaaactaattacacagatggaggctaattcctaagacgaatctattaaacctaattaacccatcattagcacatgtttactgtagcaccacattgtcaaatcatgaactaattagtcttaatagtttcatctcgcaaattaacctccatatgtacaattgattttataattagtttatgtttaatactcttaattagtatctaaacattcgatgggaTAGGAATTTTAGTagctcctaaagaaccaaacaggacctttgCATGAGATTCTGGATGTGTTGATTTACCGTGCAATCTGTAAGAAAATCTGCATCAATGTATAATACAATATAGGTATGGATGATCTTGGATGATagggttcaaccaatttgtttGATTCACTCCTACCAGTAGAATAATAAATTAAGTGGGTTAAGTGGGATGACTTCATCGTGAATGAATCGGTACAATTCACCTTAAaaaatcattattattttgaaccatttaATCCCAGGTCTCCGATTCCGAGCCCTTGATCTGCCACGGGCCACGGCGGTGGTCAATCAGTCAGCCaggtcaccactcaccagtcTTCCACCGCCCGCCGACCTGCCACACGGGCCCACGTCGTCAGCGACCAACCCGTGTGCGACTACGAACGCGTGCCCAGGCACCCGGCCcgaactagccgttggagccaggccggcggccgcggcgaaaGCTGTCGCCGCCCGCAGCGCCCCCAACGGTCACCAGAGACTCGCATCGCATCCCCACCCAATCACATCTCGCCTTTAAATCccgcgccccaccgccgcctcctcccccacccccctccctctctctcccctccgctccctcccctccctccgcgCCTCCACCGATccgatcgccgccgccgaccgagCAAGTACAGAGAGAGAAAGCACCGGCTCAGCCGATCGCCAGCCATGGCCCGGGGAGAGAACCAGGAGTCGCAGACCGGCAACGTCCCCGCGGCttccgcggcggcgggcccgaAGCCGGCGTCATCGGCGGCCGGGAAGGGCGCGGAGGGCCAGTCGGTGGTGCGGCGGCTGCAGTCGGAGCTGATGGCGCTGATGATGGGCGGCGACCCCGGCGTGTCGGCGTTCCCTGATGGGGACAACATCTTCAACTGGGTGGGCACCATCGCCGGATCCGCGGGCACCGCCTACGAGGGCACCTCCTACCGCCTCGCGCTCGCCTTCACCGCCGAGTACCCCTACAAGCCCCCCAAGGTGCGGTTCGACACGCCCTGCTTCCACCCCAACGTCGACACCCACGGCAACATCTGCCTCGACATCCTCCAGGACAAGTGGTCCTCGGCCTACGACGTGCGCACCATCCTCCTCTCCATCCAGAGCCTCCTCGGAGGTAACGAATCGCAACCGATCTGCTAGATTCGTCACTTGGGCTGATCGACCGATCGATCTCGTTTGTGCTGTTCGTGTTCATGTTTCTGACTGATCGATTGGTGGGTTGCTTCTTGTGCAGAGCCGAACAACGACTCGCCACTCAAcacgcaggcggcggcgctctgggcGAACCAGGAAGGTACTCGCAATTCGACATCTCCCTTCGCGTCTCGTCAATCATCACACGATTGCCCGATTTCTTGTTCTGAATCGTTTGCTTTTTGCTCGTTCTCGATTTCTTCAGAGTTCAGGAAGATGGTGGAGAAGCTCTACAAGCCCGCCGCgtagagggaggaggaggaaggcgcccGGCGATGTTGCCGGCTGCGGTTTCGCGGGTGGTAGCATGGAGAAGCTTCTGCAAGCAGTGATCTCGCTTGGACGATGAGGGATTAGATGCATTCTTTGGTCGGGTTCGATTTCCAGTCTGGTGGTGTAGTAGCAGGGGAGGATGTGAGTCGCCTCGAGCGCTTGGCGAGTCTGTAATTGTTCTCTGAGTTCTGGATGTTCAGTGGTAGTGATTCGTTTCACAGTACTTGTTATCGCCTCATGTTCTGAGATGGGAATGACACCTTGATTTGAGCGTGACCAATTCGATCTCGAAAATAGAAACCGCATCGGCGTCATCTCGAAAATGTTCAGAAACTGCACTGATGACCTCTGTTGCTCAACCGAAAATGTTCAGAAACTGCACCGATGAGGCGAGTCCGTGAAGTGTTACTCGGCTTATCAAGGTTCAACCGTTCAAGGAGTCTGTAAAGCCAATTCTTCTATTGTACCGGTGATGTGACAAATGATCATATTTCGTAAAAGATAAAGGCTATGCAAACATTTGTAAAGAAAAACAGCCAAACCGGACGCTCACCCCTAAAAATTGAGGCATGAATAAAGCAACGTACTCTGTACCTTTTCTGTTTTTATATAACCTATGCTATTCCATCATTCTACATTTTCAATTCCATGTCACGACAATGAAATATTTTGAAATTGCTTCGGTGTCACTTGAACTGGAGCTGTTCAAATTGACCACAACCACAACAGCAATATCTATGTGTCTGTTCCAGGTAAAAAATGAATAGCTATACATATGGAGACACCAAAGTGAAAACTCATACAATACAACACAGGTTCCTGCCAAGTTTGTGCATCAAGTGTAACAACTTGAACCGAAGAAGTGAAGGTCACATAAGACACCATGGCAACAACTATCACCCACGAACCATTACTAAGCTCAATGCAAGGATACAGGCAGCAAAACAGCAGTTCTCACATGAGATAGCGATCAATCACTTTTTTTACATCCAGAGGTCATTTTTTACATCCAGAGGCTTCCAGTTTCAAGAGCATGCTGTCACCCTCTCGTGATGATGTTTGATATCCGCTCAAAGAACACACGGCACATGTTCATACTGAACCTTATGTCTTGCTTCATCCAATTGACGGCTATCCTTTCCAGGGTGCCCAATGAAGAGAGCTTATATGACCATTCACCGGGTTTCTCTAACCATGTGAGGTTGAAACTGTAACCTGCATCAATTTGAACAACTCATCAAGGATCATAATCAGTTCATTTACACCACATGACTTGAGAGTATCAGAGTAAATGTAACATCCTCGAATGGAATGAAATCCATATGACAGGTGCTACTTTGTTAACATAATAGCTGTGGCAATCATAAGGTGTGCTGACTCTACATTCTTTAACAGAGGCCAACATCTTGAGCTACATATCAGTATTTACCAAGAAGGCTTACacctcccctcccctgtcaCTAATATTTTCAAGGGATATTCAGGGTACATGGAAAAATAAGTTAATATATCACCATATCATAAATTTCAGATACTGACAATTTGTAAGTATTACATTTATTCCAATAATTCATGCTCTAGCATCACTGTTCCGGTCACCATGATATTATTACACATTTTTGGTACCCAATAAGATCCATATGCAGCAATTCCATATAAAAAGGCAAGGCCAAATGAcaaagcaacaaaaaaaatatgcttTCTTTTTTGGTAAAGACATTATCATCTGTCTTTGATCATCTAAGTCGGTTTAAGAAAATATTATTAAGTCTGCACATTTACGCTGGCAACATGCATAAGTAACATATCAAATCGCATAATGATAGCAAcagcaaaataataaaaagtaTAACTCGCATAATAGCTAGTGTTATTCTAGTACTGAGCTGCAGTAAAAACAAGAGCATGAGATCTGTCGAGAACAAGTACCGCTAGCTTCATGGCAGACTGAAACTGAAAATCTTTCTGTCCCATCATCTACTGTGACCTTCATGCGAACTAAAGATTGAAGCAGCAAATGAAACATATGAGCGCTGGGACATTCGTTTGTCTCGTTCCCTGAATCAAAAAACACACTGGTTAAATAATTTGAAGGCATGCGACAACTTAGTAACAGCATACTTTCACTAACCCGAGATGCATGTGTATCTTCTAGAGCATTCTAGCTGCAGGATCATACAATTCAAGCCATAAGGAACAGGATTAGTAAACAAAGCTCACTCAAATACTTTTATATTACAAGGAACTAGTTGGCCTTCCACAGACAACTGACCTCTTGAGATTCATCCTCGAGGCTGCTGTGAGGAATGGAAGCATTTTCACTCAGCTGTACCCTCTTTGTGTTGCAGTTTGACTGTGGTGTCTTCCTTTTAGGCGACATTTGAGTTGGATTTGCTTGGATAGCTTCAGGTGTTTGGTCCACAGACCTGGTAGCAGTAGAATTGTTTTTTTCAATCTGCTCATCCAAGAGCTTCTTAAGCCTCAGAATTTCACTGTCCTTTGCTGCATGAAACAACAATGAAAAATAAGTGAATATTGTGGCACCTAAATCAACTTAATTGACACCAAATAGATAAAAAATagaggaaaaagaaatattGTGGCAACCTTAAAGCAAAAATGATGCGAAAGGACTGCTCCATCTCACAAATTGTGATGAATAATATTGTCATAACCAGGTGCATGCAAACTATGACTTAAATTACCACGTCAAGACTAATGTAGCTTTGTAGGATAATTTTAAAGGGAAACATATTTTGGACCATAGCAAAAAGACAAGTGTATGAACACTAGGTACCATCTCAATGGGAACAACCTGCCAAACACTATTGAAAAATTTATGAATGCAAAGTTGACCAGTTGCGTGACCATATCGCAAACAATACAAAACAGTTCaatttcaataaatatacatgGCATAAAATATTCTTAATTTATCTTATATGCTAATAAGCTATAGCCAGCATTCCAGTAATGCGAAGCAGTATAGTTGGCGCACAGCAAACTTAAATGCCCTTCAGTGTCCTCAGTGCAGTAAGGTAGTATGCTCTGGCCTGAACTGTTTGACACAAATATCCGTACATATATTCTCTCCATTTCAAAAATTTCTCTTATCACTCAGGATTCTGTATTCAAGTATTTGTCCATCAAGGAAAGCAACAGCATAGTTATCTCAACATTTCCTCTCAGTTCATATTGTAATgctgtaaaaaaatattaaataattgTAGCATGCCATTCAATAGGGCGTGCGTATCCATTTCTCGTTAACAATTTTGTAGAGCCAGAGTGTAGTCGCCAAGACAGTCTTTGTGTATGTTGGTTAAAGGAATAGATACATCAAATTAAGAAGAATCCACTCACAAGTACACCATTTTAAGGAGAATCAGCTGAAAAGGATTAACTCAACCCATGCCTACTTCTCATGACAAACTAGacaggaaaaaataaaataaaaacatgGTTGCAGGCAGTAAGACTAGGAGAATGAGAAATGATTTAAGAAACCAAAGCTGATCAAACTCAACGTGTAAGCTTCAGCAGTATTTGCACCGTTCATCGTTAGTTAGATATTTAGAAATGCATGCTGCACTGTTTGCATGTTTCTGATGTAGAGTGTAACCAAGATAAGCGCTGGCAGTGTGAACATGTTGATCAATGAGTCATTTCAATGAGGGACGCATCACAGCCTCCACTTCCCAAAGACATGTATCAGCTCCATACATGTGCCAGACTAGGCATTCCTATTCCAAGAGCTAAAACAGGTCCCTGAGAAATAAACTTCAAACTTGAGATTCAATAGAGAATCTTACCCCTAAGATCTTCAAGGAACTCCTCACGGGCCTTCTCAAGCTCATCCTCCTTGTCTGCCCTGGAATCATAAAATTAGCAAAAAGAAAACTGGGACATAAGCAACGGTGTAGGCACCATTTCCACCCCTAAACAACGAAACCCTAACCCCCACACTCAATTGTAACAGTCGCATCTTACAGCTTCTCACTGAGCTCCTCTTTATCCTTTTCGAGGCCGCCGACCCAATCCTTCATGGCTGCATCAtcaaaatcaaataaaatcaaaatgaaGGGAAAAGAAAACCGTTCCTCCCCCAAACCCTCCCTCCCAGAATCCAACCCAAATTCAGCGGCCTGGCCTCACCATCGTAAAGCTCCTTGAGCTGCTCCTCCCTCTTCCGCTCCAACCCCTCGTCGAGCAGCTTCCGCTTCTGCGAGGCGCGGCGAGGGATCCAACCGGAAAGAAAGTAATTGCAGCGTCAAGCCACCGCGGGCGGGGTGGAGAAACGGGACAGGGAAgaagcgggcgggcgggcgggcgggcggtacCTTGAGGGCGGTGTACTTCTCGTAGAACTTCCGCTCCATCCACTCCGGGGGAAGGATCCAGAAGCTTCTAGACGCGGTTccgagcgggagcgggagcggcggcggaggtggggggaGAGCGGCAGGAGAGAGATTTGGGGGAAGATTTTGAAATCCCCTGGTGTCTTTGCTGATGGGGCGGTTAACGAGCCGAGCTCGGGCTCGCTCACGCTCAGGTAGGCTAGGCTCGAGCTGGAGCGAGCTTCATCTGGTTTGGGGTGTGAGTTCGGCTCGTCTGTCGGCTGAGCTCGAGCTCGAGCTCGGTTCAATTAGCTCCACAAGAACGTCACGGCTTAGCCCTGAAATAAGCAGCCAGCAGGAAAATCAGGAGcttcctattttttgttttagcTGTGGATTGCAGCTTCCTGGTTGCTACACTCTGTAAGCTAAAACAAGCATTTCTAATATTGTAATAATAATTCACATGCCAGATTATTATTATTCCAACAATATGCTTGTCTAGCTATATAGATCACGCTTGGTTGCAGTTCTGGTCCACACAACTAGCACTAGGCAGTTGCATCCAACCACAGGCAATCAAAATCGATGGCCTGAATAAGTTGCTTAGATCAAGTAACAAGATGCAGGATAGAACCAAAACTGCAATCTATAATCTTTGAAACTAAAAACAAACAATGAAAAAATC
This window encodes:
- the LOC101754884 gene encoding ubiquitin-conjugating enzyme E2 20; this translates as MARGENQESQTGNVPAASAAAGPKPASSAAGKGAEGQSVVRRLQSELMALMMGGDPGVSAFPDGDNIFNWVGTIAGSAGTAYEGTSYRLALAFTAEYPYKPPKVRFDTPCFHPNVDTHGNICLDILQDKWSSAYDVRTILLSIQSLLGEPNNDSPLNTQAAALWANQEEFRKMVEKLYKPAA
- the LOC101755289 gene encoding uncharacterized protein LOC101755289, which gives rise to MERKFYEKYTALKKRKLLDEGLERKREEQLKELYDAMKDWVGGLEKDKEELSEKLADKEDELEKAREEFLEDLRAKDSEILRLKKLLDEQIEKNNSTATRSVDQTPEAIQANPTQMSPKRKTPQSNCNTKRVQLSENASIPHSSLEDESQELECSRRYTCISGNETNECPSAHMFHLLLQSLVRMKVTVDDGTERFSVSVCHEASGYSFNLTWLEKPGEWSYKLSSLGTLERIAVNWMKQDIRFSMNMCRVFFERISNIITRG